One genomic window of Glycine soja cultivar W05 chromosome 9, ASM419377v2, whole genome shotgun sequence includes the following:
- the LOC114368184 gene encoding uncharacterized protein LOC114368184, producing the protein MFASSEYQDDHAPLWSFVTIKEKIGDGGGNRLWSCNFCEKVVKSSYSRVKAHLLRICGSEIATCPKVTDAYLVDLRSVCEEAENRLKSKNVPLPTNKRTPTPPTLPPKRRKSSNIESAFNIEDRNHLRAEIARMFYSAGLSFHLATNPHFVSSYSFAANCNLSGFLPPSYNALRTILLQQERSHIERLLQPIKSLWSLKGVTLVVDGWTDAQRRPLISFMAISEEGPMFFKAIDGSKEYKDKHYMFDLLKDVIKEVGPQNVVQVITDNVHVCKAVGLLIEAEFPHIFWTPCVVHTLNLGVKNICAAKNVDGNENVFNECGWIAEVIGDASFIKVFIMTHSMRLAIFNEFSSLKLLSIAETHFASMIVMLKRLKLLKRCLQNMVISDQWICDTDASNLHLVYEMWDSMIEKVKTTIYRHDEVLENEVSNFFEVIHEILNSRWSKSCNPLHCLAHSLNPRYYSDNWLNEVPNRVPPHRDDELSSQRNKCLKRYFPHVNVRKKVYEEFSKLSSCAGDFGSFDSIEDRWALDPKTWWVMQGSSTPILQKVALKLLVKPCSSSCCERNWSTYSFIHSLKRNKMDPKRAEDLVFVHSNLRLLSRKEEGYKKGETRLWDINGDVHDPLDDSAGVLEMADLSLDEPDLEAMLFLDDVSQFVSVTISFVVEEDVLNGACPTEEKSDCLEAGDVTNIALDPLFMFVFHLGVNGAAISHVINLRFS; encoded by the exons ATGTTTGCATCTTCGGAATATCAAGATGACCATGCTCCACTGTGGTCATTTGTTACAATAAAGGAAAAGATAGGAGATGGGGGTGGTAATAGGCTGTGGAGTTGTAATTTTTGTGAAAAAGTTGTCAAAAGTTCATACTCTAGGGTTAAAGCACATTTGCTCAGAATTTGTGGTAGTGAAATTGCTACCTGTCCGAAAGTTACTGATGCATATTTGGTTGATTTGAGGAGTGTTTGTGAAGAGGCTGAAAACAGATTAAAGTCTAAGAATGTTCCTTTACCTACTAACAAAAGGACTCCAACACCACCAACATTACcaccaaaaagaagaaaatcaagcaaTATAGAGAGTGCATTTAATATTGAGGATAGGAATCATCTTAGAGCAGAGATAGCAAGGATGTTTTATTCTGCCGGCTTGTCATTCCATCTTGCTACAAATCCACATTTTGTTAGTTCTTATTCATTTGCTGCTAATTGTAATCTAAGTGGGTTTCTTCCTCCTAGTTATAACGCATTGAGAACTATTCTTTTACAGCAAGAGAGGTCTCATATTGAAAGGTTGCTTCAACCTATCAAATCTTTGTGGAGTTTAAAAGGAGTTACATTGGTTGTAGATGGTTGGACAGATGCTCAAAGAAGACCTTTGATAAGCTTCATGGCTATATCTGAAGAAGGACCTATGTTTTTTAAGGCCATTGATGGGTCCAAGGAGTACAAGGACAAACATTACATGTTTGACTTATTAAAGGATGTAATCAAGGAGGTTGGGCCACAAAATGTAGTCCAAGTCATAACTGATAATGTTCATGTTTGTAAGGCAGTTGGGTTATTGATAGAAGCTGAATTTCCTCATATTTTTTGGACCCCTTGTGTGGTTCATACTTTGAATCTTGGAGTGAAAAACATTTGTGCTGCAAAGAATGTTGATGGTAATGAGAATGTCTTCAATGAATGTGGGTGGATTGCTGAAGTAATTGGCGATGCTTCTTTTATCAAGGTTTTCATTATGACTCATTCAATGAGATTAGCAATTtttaatgagttttcttctcttaAATTGCTTTCAATTGCTGAAACTCATTTTGCCTCTATGATAGTCatgttaaaaagattaaaattgttGAAACGTTGTTTGCAAAATATGGTCATTAGTGATCAATGGATATGTGACACCGATGCTTCTAATCTTCACTTAGTGTATGAAATGTGGGATTCTATGATAGAAAAGGTGAAGACAACCATCTATAGGCATGATGAAGTGCTAGAAAATGAAGTTTCTAATTTCTTTGAAGTTATTCATGAAATACTTAATTCTAGGTGGAGTAAGAGTTGTAATCCACTTCATTGCTTAGCTCATTCTCTAAATCCaag gtacTATAGTGATAATTGGCTTAATGAGGTTCCAAATAGGGTTCCTCCTCATAGAGATGATGAACTTTCTAGCCAAAGGAATAAATGTCTTAAGAGATATTTTCCACATGTTAATGTTAGGAAAAAAGTTTATGAAGAATTCTCTAAATTATCATCTTGTGCGGGTGACTTTGGTTCATTTGATTCAATTGAGGATAGATGGGCATTAGATCCAAAAACTTGGTGGGTGATGCAAGGATCCTCTACACCTATACTCCAAAAGGTTGCTTTAAAGCTTCTAGTGAAGCCATGTTCTTCCTCATGCTGTGAGAGGAATTGGAGTACATACTCCTTTATTCATTCTTTGAAGAGAAACAAAATGGATCCAAAGAGGGCTGAAGATTTGGTTTTTGTGCACTCTAATCTTAGGCTTTTGTCTAGAAAAGAGGAAGGGTATAAAAAAGGAGAGACAAGATTGTGGGACATTAATGGAGATGTACATGATCCACTTGATGATAGTGCTGGAGTTCTTGAAATGGCAGATTTATCTCTTGATGAGCCAGATTTAGAAGCTATGCTTTTCTTAGATGATG TCTCACAATTTGTCAGTGTCACTATCTCTTTTGTGGTTGAGGAAGACGTCCTTAATGGAGCCTGTCCTACAGAAGAGAAGAGTGATTGCTTGGAAGCAG GAGATGTAACCAACATAGCATTGGATCCGTTATTCATGTTTGTTTTCCATTTGGGTGTTAATGGTGCAGCTATTTCTCATGTTATAAACCTTAGGTTTTCTTGA